A genomic region of Friedmanniella luteola contains the following coding sequences:
- a CDS encoding phospholipid carrier-dependent glycosyltransferase, with translation MPADRLTGWLVTLVIGAIAFGLRVVGLGYPNKLVFDETYYAKDAYSLLRHGYERSWPSGADAQVTGGTPDVMLQQPSFIVHPPVGKWLIAGGEQLFGMNSFGWRFASLVFGTLLVMVTIRLVRRVARSTLVGGVAGLLLTFDGLAFVMSRTALLDIFLAFFVMAAVACLAADRDWMRGRLAGHLETRGLPDLGGRYGPLLLVRPWRIAAGVCFGLALGSKWNALYLLAAFALLSLAWDVGARRLAGAGWRAPTAVLKDGIPAFVSLVVLAVLVYGASWAGWLATSGGYDRQWGAQHPGATSVRLLGADLASLLQYQRDIYAFHTGSFINSATHAYRADPAGWLVVARPIGIDAVNGITPGTDGCLGPDNCIRVISGIGTPVLWWAAIFALVAAVLFWVGGRDWRFGIPVVGVLAAWLPWFSHDTRPLFFFYAIAIIPFSVMAVALCLGRVLGPRAGGDRRMVGAIIAGAFLALVAANFAYLYPVLTDTLLPYPAWLSRMWFRSWI, from the coding sequence ATGCCGGCCGACCGCCTCACGGGCTGGCTCGTGACCCTGGTCATCGGGGCGATCGCCTTCGGCCTCCGCGTGGTCGGCCTGGGCTACCCGAACAAGCTGGTCTTCGACGAGACCTACTACGCCAAGGACGCCTACTCGCTGCTCCGGCACGGCTACGAGCGCAGCTGGCCGTCCGGCGCGGACGCGCAGGTCACCGGCGGCACGCCGGACGTGATGCTGCAGCAGCCGTCGTTCATCGTCCACCCACCCGTCGGCAAGTGGCTGATCGCCGGCGGCGAGCAGCTGTTCGGGATGAACTCCTTCGGCTGGCGGTTCGCCTCCCTGGTGTTCGGGACCCTGCTGGTGATGGTGACGATCCGGCTGGTCCGGCGCGTCGCACGGTCCACGCTCGTCGGGGGCGTCGCCGGCCTGCTGCTGACCTTCGACGGCCTGGCCTTCGTCATGTCGCGGACCGCGCTGCTGGACATCTTCCTGGCCTTCTTCGTGATGGCGGCGGTGGCCTGCCTGGCCGCCGACCGGGACTGGATGCGCGGCCGGCTGGCCGGCCACCTGGAGACGCGCGGGCTCCCCGACCTCGGGGGCCGCTACGGCCCGCTGCTCCTGGTGCGGCCCTGGCGGATCGCGGCCGGCGTCTGCTTCGGGCTGGCCCTGGGCTCCAAGTGGAACGCCCTCTACCTGCTCGCCGCCTTCGCCCTGCTCTCCCTCGCCTGGGACGTCGGGGCCCGGCGCCTGGCCGGCGCCGGGTGGCGCGCCCCGACCGCCGTGCTGAAGGACGGCATCCCCGCCTTCGTGTCGCTCGTCGTGCTCGCCGTCCTCGTCTACGGCGCCAGCTGGGCCGGCTGGCTGGCCACCAGCGGCGGGTACGACCGCCAGTGGGGGGCTCAGCACCCGGGAGCGACCAGCGTCCGGCTCCTCGGCGCCGACCTCGCCTCGCTGCTCCAGTACCAGCGCGACATCTACGCCTTCCACACGGGCAGCTTCATCAACTCCGCGACCCACGCCTACCGCGCCGACCCGGCGGGCTGGCTGGTGGTGGCCCGGCCGATCGGCATCGACGCCGTCAACGGGATCACCCCCGGCACCGACGGCTGCCTGGGCCCCGACAACTGCATCCGGGTGATCAGCGGCATCGGCACGCCGGTGCTGTGGTGGGCGGCGATCTTCGCCCTCGTCGCCGCCGTGCTGTTCTGGGTCGGCGGCCGAGACTGGCGCTTCGGCATCCCGGTGGTCGGCGTCCTCGCCGCCTGGCTGCCCTGGTTCAGCCACGACACGCGCCCGCTCTTCTTCTTCTACGCGATCGCGATCATCCCGTTCTCGGTGATGGCCGTGGCGCTGTGCCTCGGCCGGGTCCTCGGACCACGCGCCGGCGGCGACCGGCGGATGGTCGGCGCCATCATCGCCGGGGCCTTCCTCGCCCTGGTGGCGGCCAACTTCGCCTACCTCTACCCGGTCCTCACCGACACACTGCTGCCCTACCCGGCGTGGCTGTCGCGGATGTGGTTCCGGAGCTGGATCTGA
- the rsmI gene encoding 16S rRNA (cytidine(1402)-2'-O)-methyltransferase, with translation MSAASGENRDPGGSGGSGGVVVLAGTPIGDVSDASPRLRRELVGADVIAAEDTRRLRGLLQRLELTTTARVVSYFEGNEVQRTPELLAALAEGSRVLLVTDAGMPSVSDPGYRLVAAAVEAGFPVTAVPGPSAVLTALAVSGLPVDRFCFEGFLPRKPGERGRRLAELAAEPRTLVFFEAPHRTAEALAALALAFGGDRRGAVCRELTKTYEEVVRGPLDALVAWAQREVRGEVTLVVEGAPVVVADLDTAAADVLALVAAGTRLKPAVATIAAETGLAKNALYEVALRRQAPSA, from the coding sequence ATGAGCGCAGCGAGTGGCGAGAACCGTGACCCGGGCGGGTCGGGCGGCTCGGGCGGCGTCGTCGTGCTGGCCGGTACGCCGATCGGGGACGTTTCCGACGCCTCGCCGCGGCTGCGGCGGGAGCTGGTGGGGGCCGACGTCATCGCCGCCGAGGACACCCGGCGGCTGCGCGGGCTGCTGCAGCGGCTCGAGCTGACGACCACCGCGCGCGTCGTCTCCTACTTCGAGGGCAACGAGGTGCAGCGGACGCCGGAGCTGCTGGCGGCGCTGGCCGAGGGGTCCCGGGTGCTGCTGGTCACCGACGCCGGGATGCCGTCGGTCTCCGACCCGGGCTACCGGCTGGTCGCCGCCGCGGTCGAGGCCGGGTTCCCGGTCACCGCCGTGCCCGGCCCGTCCGCGGTGCTCACCGCGCTGGCCGTCTCGGGCCTGCCGGTCGACCGCTTCTGCTTCGAGGGGTTCCTGCCCCGCAAGCCCGGCGAGCGCGGCCGCCGGCTGGCCGAGCTGGCGGCGGAGCCCCGCACCCTCGTCTTCTTCGAGGCCCCGCACCGGACGGCGGAGGCGCTGGCGGCGCTGGCCCTCGCCTTCGGCGGGGACCGCCGGGGGGCGGTCTGCCGCGAGCTGACCAAGACCTACGAGGAGGTCGTCCGCGGCCCGCTGGACGCCCTGGTCGCCTGGGCGCAGCGGGAGGTCCGCGGCGAGGTGACCCTGGTCGTCGAGGGAGCGCCCGTCGTCGTCGCCGACCTCGACACCGCCGCCGCGGACGTGCTCGCCCTGGTCGCGGCCGGGACGCGGCTGAAGCCAGCGGTCGCCACGATCGCCGCCGAGACGGGGCTGGCCAAGAACGCGCTCTACGAGGTCGCCCTGCGACGGCAGGCGCCGTCGGCCTGA
- a CDS encoding TatD family hydrolase encodes MDLPALPDPLPHPVVDTHCHLDATLELSGLDPAEALDRAAAVGVPRVVQVGCDVPSSVWAVEAAARLPGVVAAVALHPNDAARLGDGLTAGLEAVAALAGRPGVRAVGETGLDFFRTPDAEGQARQREAFAAHIALAHQHDLTLVIHDRDAHAAVLDVLDAEGVPDRVVMHCFSGDAAFARACLDRGAHLSFAGPVTFKPNHHLRAALALTPADRLLTETDAPYLTPVPLRGRPNASYLVPHTVRFLAAALDVDLAALCARLDANAEAAFGGAW; translated from the coding sequence GTGGACCTGCCCGCCCTGCCCGACCCGCTGCCGCACCCGGTCGTCGACACGCACTGCCACCTCGACGCGACCCTCGAGCTCTCCGGCCTCGACCCCGCCGAGGCGCTGGACCGGGCGGCGGCCGTCGGCGTGCCGCGCGTCGTGCAGGTGGGCTGCGACGTGCCCAGCTCGGTGTGGGCGGTCGAGGCCGCGGCCCGTCTCCCCGGCGTGGTCGCCGCCGTCGCCCTGCACCCCAACGACGCCGCCCGGCTGGGCGACGGGCTCACCGCCGGACTGGAGGCCGTCGCCGCGCTGGCCGGGCGGCCCGGTGTCCGCGCGGTGGGGGAGACCGGCCTGGACTTCTTCCGCACGCCCGACGCCGAGGGCCAGGCCCGCCAGCGCGAGGCCTTCGCCGCGCACATCGCCCTGGCCCACCAGCACGACCTCACCCTCGTCATCCACGACCGGGACGCGCACGCGGCCGTCCTGGACGTGCTCGACGCCGAGGGCGTGCCCGACCGGGTCGTCATGCACTGCTTCTCCGGCGACGCGGCCTTCGCCCGCGCCTGCCTGGACCGCGGGGCGCACCTCTCCTTCGCCGGGCCGGTCACGTTCAAGCCCAACCACCACCTCCGGGCGGCGCTCGCCCTCACCCCGGCGGACCGGCTGCTGACCGAGACGGACGCGCCGTACCTGACCCCCGTGCCGCTCCGCGGCCGGCCCAACGCCTCCTACCTGGTGCCGCACACGGTGCGCTTCCTGGCGGCGGCGCTCGACGTCGACCTGGCCGCGCTCTGCGCGCGGCTGGACGCCAACGCCGAGGCCGCGTTCGGCGGGGCCTGGTAG
- a CDS encoding nitroreductase family protein, which translates to MELSEALRRRRMVRRYDPDRPVAAAALESVLAAARRAPSAGFTQGVSLLVLDTPPARQAFWAATALPGADPHRPSRWLAGMRTAPVLVLVWTSRDAYLDRYAEPDKGWSDRDPERWSAPYWFVDAGMAAMAALLAAVDAGLGACFFGVPASRVQAVRAAFGVPGDQLSVGALSLGHPAPDARAGGSAARRARRPAEDLVHRGRWSSP; encoded by the coding sequence GTGGAGCTCAGCGAGGCGCTCCGCCGTCGCCGGATGGTCCGCCGCTACGACCCGGATCGTCCCGTCGCCGCCGCCGCCCTGGAGTCCGTGCTCGCGGCCGCGCGGCGTGCGCCGTCGGCCGGCTTCACCCAGGGCGTCTCGCTCCTGGTGCTGGACACGCCGCCCGCCCGCCAGGCTTTCTGGGCCGCGACCGCCCTGCCCGGCGCCGACCCGCACCGGCCCAGCCGCTGGCTGGCCGGGATGCGGACGGCGCCGGTGCTCGTCCTGGTGTGGACGAGCCGCGACGCCTACCTCGACCGCTACGCCGAGCCCGACAAGGGCTGGTCCGACCGCGACCCGGAGCGGTGGTCGGCGCCCTACTGGTTCGTCGACGCCGGGATGGCGGCGATGGCCGCCCTGCTGGCCGCCGTCGACGCCGGGCTCGGCGCCTGCTTCTTCGGCGTGCCCGCCAGCCGCGTCCAGGCCGTCCGCGCCGCCTTCGGGGTGCCCGGGGACCAGCTGAGCGTCGGCGCGCTGAGCCTCGGGCACCCGGCCCCGGACGCCCGGGCGGGCGGCTCCGCGGCCCGCCGCGCCCGCCGGCCGGCCGAGGACCTCGTGCACCGCGGCCGCTGGTCCAGCCCCTAG
- a CDS encoding resuscitation-promoting factor, with the protein MRKIIPVVAAGAALAVAGTSVGWAALNKDVTMSVDGSPTTVTTTAGTVGELLQDQGIAVTSRDVVAPDVSAKVTDGTRVAVQFARQVTFTVDGQKKTVWTTATSLDQALAALGVNTTGADLSTSRSASIGREGLAVDVDTLKTVTIKAAGKKRQVETTGTTVADALAAAKIKVDEDDRLSVDPDDELKNGDAFTWTKVDVSTETKKQDVAFTTVRKDSKTLARGTTKVGTTGREGTRTLTYRVVRENGEVAKRTKVASKVTEAPRAQVVLVGTKAPAAPKAPARSSSSGSKSSGSSSSGSTSSGSGSSGSSAPSVASGSVWDRLAQCESGGNWSINTGNGFYGGLQFTPSTWRAYGGSGMPHQASREQQIAVAQKVQAGQGWGAWPACTSKLGIR; encoded by the coding sequence GTGCGCAAGATCATCCCCGTCGTCGCCGCTGGCGCCGCTCTGGCCGTGGCCGGGACGTCCGTGGGCTGGGCCGCCCTGAACAAGGACGTCACCATGTCCGTCGACGGCTCGCCGACGACCGTGACCACCACCGCCGGGACCGTGGGCGAGCTGCTGCAGGACCAGGGCATCGCCGTCACCAGCCGCGACGTCGTGGCCCCGGACGTGTCCGCCAAGGTCACCGACGGCACCCGCGTGGCCGTGCAGTTCGCCCGCCAGGTGACCTTCACCGTCGACGGGCAGAAGAAGACGGTGTGGACCACGGCGACCAGCCTCGACCAGGCGCTGGCCGCGCTGGGCGTCAACACCACCGGCGCCGACCTGTCGACCAGCCGCAGCGCCAGCATCGGCCGCGAGGGCCTGGCCGTCGACGTCGACACCCTCAAGACCGTCACGATCAAGGCCGCCGGCAAGAAGCGCCAGGTCGAGACGACGGGCACGACCGTCGCGGACGCGCTGGCCGCGGCCAAGATCAAGGTCGACGAGGACGACCGGCTGAGCGTCGACCCCGACGACGAGCTGAAGAACGGCGACGCCTTCACCTGGACCAAGGTGGACGTCAGCACGGAGACGAAGAAGCAGGACGTCGCGTTCACGACCGTGCGCAAGGACTCCAAGACCCTGGCCCGCGGCACCACCAAGGTCGGCACCACCGGCCGGGAGGGCACCCGCACGCTGACCTACCGCGTGGTGCGTGAGAACGGCGAGGTCGCGAAGCGGACCAAGGTGGCCAGCAAGGTGACCGAGGCCCCGCGCGCCCAGGTCGTCCTGGTCGGCACCAAGGCGCCGGCCGCGCCGAAGGCCCCGGCCCGCTCCTCCTCGAGCGGCTCGAAGAGCTCCGGCTCTTCCTCGAGCGGCTCGACGAGCTCCGGCTCCGGCTCGTCCGGGTCCTCGGCGCCCAGCGTCGCCTCCGGCAGCGTCTGGGACCGCCTGGCGCAGTGCGAGTCGGGCGGCAACTGGAGCATCAACACCGGCAACGGCTTCTACGGCGGGCTGCAGTTCACCCCCAGCACGTGGCGCGCCTACGGCGGCAGCGGCATGCCGCACCAGGCCAGCCGCGAGCAGCAGATCGCCGTCGCCCAGAAGGTCCAGGCCGGGCAGGGCTGGGGCGCGTGGCCGGCCTGCACGTCGAAGCTGGGCATCCGCTGA
- the rsmA gene encoding 16S rRNA (adenine(1518)-N(6)/adenine(1519)-N(6))-dimethyltransferase RsmA, with translation MSLLDPTAVRRIATGLGLRPTKQRGQNFVTDANTVRRIVAASGVGPDDVVLEIGPGLGSLTLGLLEVADAVVAVEIDELLAGELPTTVAERMPARADALAVVTADALGVTTLPRDPTVVVANLPYNVSVPVLLHLLATFPSWQRGLVMVQLEVADRLVAGPGSKIYGVPSVKMAWYAASSRIGTVPPSVFWPVPNVDSGLVQIVRRPPPATTATREQVFAVVDAAFGQRRKMLRSALSGLVGSSAAASEVLSAADVDPQARGEMLQVGDFARIAEQLEHARAARDVQG, from the coding sequence CTGAGCCTCCTCGACCCGACCGCGGTCCGCCGGATCGCCACCGGGCTGGGCCTGCGGCCCACCAAGCAGCGGGGCCAGAACTTCGTCACCGACGCCAACACCGTGCGGCGCATCGTCGCCGCCTCCGGGGTGGGTCCCGACGACGTCGTCCTGGAGATCGGGCCGGGCCTGGGGTCGCTGACCCTCGGCCTGCTCGAGGTCGCCGACGCCGTCGTCGCCGTGGAGATCGACGAGCTGCTGGCCGGCGAGCTGCCGACGACCGTCGCCGAGCGGATGCCCGCCCGGGCGGACGCGCTGGCCGTGGTCACCGCGGACGCCCTGGGCGTGACGACCCTGCCGCGCGACCCCACCGTGGTGGTGGCGAACCTGCCCTACAACGTCTCGGTGCCGGTGCTGCTGCACCTGCTGGCCACCTTCCCGAGCTGGCAGCGCGGGCTGGTCATGGTCCAGCTCGAGGTGGCGGACCGGCTGGTGGCCGGGCCGGGCTCGAAGATCTACGGCGTGCCGTCGGTCAAGATGGCCTGGTACGCCGCGTCGTCCCGGATCGGGACGGTGCCGCCCAGCGTCTTCTGGCCGGTGCCGAACGTGGACTCCGGGCTGGTGCAGATCGTCCGCCGGCCCCCGCCCGCCACCACCGCGACCCGCGAGCAGGTGTTCGCCGTGGTCGACGCCGCCTTCGGGCAGCGCCGCAAGATGCTCCGCTCCGCCCTGTCGGGGCTGGTCGGCAGCTCCGCCGCCGCCAGCGAGGTGCTGAGCGCCGCCGACGTCGACCCGCAGGCCCGGGGCGAGATGCTCCAGGTCGGCGACTTCGCGCGCATCGCCGAGCAGCTGGAGCACGCCCGTGCCGCCCGCGACGTCCAGGGCTGA
- a CDS encoding 4-(cytidine 5'-diphospho)-2-C-methyl-D-erythritol kinase: MASPLPPTPVGVRVRVPAKINLALKVGGRRPDGYHPLATVYHAVSLYDEVEAAWAEPDEFAVAVSGEGAAQVPLDDSNLALRAARLLARTHGPYDSLGAHLTIRKAIPVAAGLAGGSSNGAAALLACSVLWDLDVSSDGLRELAAELGSDVPFALLGGTALGSGRGEEVVPALARGTYHWVLAFGHHGLSTPAVYGRFDELTPDAGAPEVPDDLMNALRSGDPALLGAALSNDLQDAALDLQPRLRQVLEAGLEYGAVGAVVSGSGPTCAFLAANEAAAIDLTVALSADGVCREVRRVSGPVVGARVVA; this comes from the coding sequence GTGGCCTCACCTCTCCCGCCGACCCCCGTCGGAGTACGGGTCCGTGTGCCCGCCAAGATCAACCTCGCCCTGAAGGTGGGCGGGCGGCGTCCGGACGGCTACCACCCGCTGGCGACCGTCTACCACGCCGTCTCCCTCTACGACGAGGTCGAGGCGGCCTGGGCCGAGCCCGACGAGTTCGCGGTCGCGGTGAGCGGTGAGGGGGCCGCGCAGGTCCCGCTCGACGACTCCAACCTGGCGCTGCGGGCGGCCCGGCTGCTGGCCCGGACCCACGGGCCCTACGACTCCCTCGGGGCGCACCTGACCATCCGCAAGGCCATCCCGGTGGCCGCGGGGCTGGCCGGGGGCTCCTCGAACGGGGCGGCGGCGCTGCTGGCCTGCTCGGTGCTGTGGGACCTCGACGTCTCCTCCGACGGCCTCCGCGAGCTGGCCGCCGAGCTGGGCAGCGACGTCCCCTTCGCGCTGCTCGGCGGCACCGCGCTGGGCAGCGGCCGGGGCGAGGAGGTCGTGCCCGCCCTGGCCCGCGGCACCTACCACTGGGTGCTGGCGTTCGGGCACCACGGGCTGTCCACCCCGGCCGTCTACGGCCGCTTCGACGAGCTGACGCCGGACGCCGGCGCCCCCGAGGTGCCCGACGACCTGATGAACGCGCTGCGCAGCGGCGACCCGGCCCTGCTGGGCGCCGCCCTGAGCAACGACCTGCAGGACGCCGCCCTGGACCTGCAGCCCCGGCTGCGGCAGGTGCTGGAGGCCGGCCTGGAGTACGGGGCGGTGGGCGCCGTCGTGTCGGGCTCGGGACCCACCTGCGCCTTCCTGGCCGCCAACGAGGCCGCGGCCATCGACCTCACCGTCGCGCTCAGTGCGGACGGCGTCTGCCGCGAGGTCCGCCGGGTGAGCGGCCCGGTGGTGGGGGCGCGGGTCGTCGCGTAG
- a CDS encoding low temperature requirement protein A, with protein MSVAPATSLVRRLVPRDPGEEHRVATPLELLTDLCFVVAVAAAATELHHAVAEDHVVAGVTGFLMAFFAIWWAWLNFTWFASAYDNDDVVYRLLTIVQILGVLVLAAGIPLVFEGHFAVVVLGYVVMRIALVLQWLRAARHDPAHRATNRRYALGIVVVQLAWVSFIPLAELEWLRLPAFLVFAAADMAVPVWAERAGLTSWHPHHVAERYGLFFIIVLGETILAATTAVGRAFADPAARAGVLVVVLSAVLIVFSCWWLYFSREAGAVLERARDDDLGLAFRWGFGHYAVFAAAAAVGAGLAARVDHWTHHAEASELVTGASVTVPTAVLVAMIWLIQLRGHDASPRTAVPFGLAVVLVLAGTLTPVPELVAGLVVAALLVVEVRLAAAAGRAGSTLAAAGNR; from the coding sequence ATGAGCGTCGCGCCCGCCACCTCCCTGGTCCGCCGTCTCGTCCCGCGGGACCCCGGCGAGGAGCACCGGGTCGCGACGCCGCTGGAGCTGCTGACGGACCTCTGCTTCGTCGTGGCCGTCGCCGCCGCCGCCACCGAGCTGCACCACGCCGTCGCCGAGGACCACGTCGTCGCCGGCGTGACCGGGTTCCTGATGGCCTTCTTCGCCATCTGGTGGGCCTGGTTGAACTTCACCTGGTTCGCCTCGGCCTACGACAACGACGACGTCGTCTACCGGCTGCTGACGATCGTGCAGATCCTGGGCGTGCTCGTGCTGGCCGCGGGGATCCCGCTGGTCTTCGAGGGCCACTTCGCGGTGGTGGTGCTCGGCTACGTGGTGATGCGCATCGCGCTGGTGCTGCAGTGGCTGCGCGCCGCCCGGCACGACCCCGCCCACCGGGCGACCAACCGGCGCTACGCCCTCGGGATCGTCGTCGTCCAGCTGGCCTGGGTGTCGTTCATCCCGCTCGCCGAGCTGGAGTGGCTGCGGCTGCCGGCCTTCCTCGTCTTCGCCGCCGCCGACATGGCCGTCCCGGTGTGGGCCGAGCGCGCCGGGCTGACCAGCTGGCACCCGCACCACGTCGCCGAGCGCTACGGCCTGTTCTTCATCATCGTGCTGGGCGAGACGATCCTCGCGGCCACGACCGCGGTCGGGCGGGCGTTCGCCGACCCGGCCGCCCGGGCCGGTGTGCTCGTCGTCGTGCTCAGCGCCGTGCTGATCGTCTTCAGCTGCTGGTGGCTGTACTTCTCCCGCGAGGCCGGTGCCGTGCTCGAGCGGGCGCGGGACGACGACCTCGGGCTCGCGTTCCGCTGGGGGTTCGGGCACTACGCGGTGTTCGCCGCGGCCGCCGCGGTGGGTGCCGGGCTGGCCGCCCGGGTCGACCACTGGACCCACCACGCCGAGGCCTCGGAGCTGGTGACCGGGGCCTCGGTCACCGTGCCGACCGCGGTCCTGGTGGCCATGATCTGGCTGATCCAGCTGCGCGGCCACGACGCGTCGCCCCGCACGGCCGTCCCCTTCGGGCTGGCCGTGGTGCTGGTCCTCGCCGGGACCCTCACCCCGGTGCCCGAGCTGGTCGCCGGCCTCGTCGTCGCCGCCTTGCTGGTGGTGGAGGTCCGGCTGGCCGCGGCGGCGGGCCGGGCCGGGTCGACGCTCGCGGCCGCGGGCAACCGCTGA
- a CDS encoding MarR family winged helix-turn-helix transcriptional regulator yields the protein MAVDREPRDEVDLVVEAWSRERPDLDVTPMRVLSRVTRLARHLDRQRAASFNAHGLETWEFDVLAALRRAGAPNQLSPGQLLRETMVTSGTMTNRVDRLAARGLVRRDLHPGDKRGVLVGLTDAGRLAVDAALADLLEAEQQLLAGLDEGDQHQLAQTLRRLLVVYREEPTAAP from the coding sequence ATGGCCGTCGACCGCGAACCACGCGACGAGGTCGACCTCGTCGTCGAGGCCTGGTCCCGCGAGCGGCCGGACCTCGACGTGACGCCGATGCGGGTGCTGTCGCGGGTGACCCGGCTGGCCCGCCACCTGGACCGGCAGCGGGCGGCGTCGTTCAACGCGCACGGCCTGGAGACGTGGGAGTTCGACGTGCTGGCCGCGCTCCGCCGGGCGGGCGCGCCGAACCAGCTCTCCCCCGGCCAGCTGCTGCGGGAGACGATGGTCACCTCCGGCACCATGACCAACCGGGTCGACCGGCTGGCCGCGCGGGGCCTCGTCCGCCGCGACCTGCACCCGGGCGACAAGCGCGGGGTGCTCGTCGGGCTGACCGACGCCGGCCGGCTCGCCGTCGACGCCGCCCTGGCCGACCTGCTGGAGGCGGAGCAGCAGCTGCTGGCGGGGCTCGACGAGGGCGACCAGCACCAGCTGGCCCAGACGCTGCGCCGGCTGCTCGTCGTCTACCGCGAGGAGCCGACGGCCGCGCCCTGA
- a CDS encoding MFS transporter — translation MTSTLSPAPPTGRTAPLDSKAASLAVAVLFAVNGMLIGGNAGALPSLRAKLLIDDGHIAAMLFCAGVAGILSMQVGGRLADAVGARTVALCGLPLLIGAAVTIALAPSFGVAVVGLVLLGLGNGAMDVGMNALGVQVEAARRRPVMSTFHAWFSIGGFAGAGAVLLLARVLGIEGGGIVTPLMLGLAVIAAVVLVVLLRITPQSAVVPHSVDGVRARIPRAAWVLGAMALAFGLAEGTAVDWSAIHVTDVARVDPTTGALGLIAVNGFMVVIRLLGDRLVARFGRRAVVRFGGTCAALGYVVVTLVGSLPLLVAGWCLVGFGVGMIAPQVYAVAGHLGGGRVLAVVVTFGYAAFLMGPAVIGFLVRHLGIQHTMAVPAVLCAGIIALAATMPRTDTDLAGPRDRG, via the coding sequence GTGACCTCGACCCTCTCCCCCGCCCCGCCCACCGGCCGGACCGCCCCGCTCGACTCGAAGGCCGCCTCCCTCGCGGTCGCCGTGCTGTTCGCGGTCAACGGCATGCTGATCGGCGGCAACGCCGGGGCGCTGCCGTCGCTGCGCGCGAAGCTGCTGATCGACGACGGGCACATCGCGGCGATGCTGTTCTGCGCGGGCGTCGCGGGCATCCTCTCGATGCAGGTGGGCGGCCGGCTCGCCGACGCCGTCGGCGCCCGGACGGTGGCGCTGTGCGGCCTGCCGCTGCTGATCGGCGCGGCGGTGACGATCGCCCTCGCCCCCTCCTTCGGTGTCGCCGTCGTCGGCCTGGTCCTGCTGGGGCTCGGCAACGGGGCGATGGACGTGGGCATGAACGCGCTGGGCGTGCAGGTGGAGGCGGCCCGCCGCCGGCCGGTGATGAGCACCTTCCACGCGTGGTTCTCGATCGGGGGCTTCGCCGGTGCCGGGGCCGTGCTGCTGCTCGCCCGCGTGCTGGGCATCGAGGGCGGCGGGATCGTCACCCCGCTGATGCTGGGGCTGGCCGTGATCGCCGCCGTGGTGCTGGTGGTGCTGCTGCGGATCACCCCGCAGAGCGCCGTCGTCCCGCACTCCGTCGACGGCGTCCGGGCGCGGATCCCGCGCGCGGCCTGGGTGCTGGGCGCGATGGCGCTGGCCTTCGGCCTGGCCGAGGGCACCGCCGTCGACTGGTCGGCCATCCACGTCACCGACGTCGCCCGGGTGGACCCGACGACCGGCGCGCTGGGGCTGATCGCCGTCAACGGCTTCATGGTGGTCATCCGTCTGCTGGGCGACCGGCTGGTCGCCCGGTTCGGCCGCCGCGCCGTCGTGCGGTTCGGCGGCACCTGCGCCGCCCTCGGCTACGTGGTCGTGACCCTGGTGGGCAGCCTGCCGCTGCTCGTCGCCGGCTGGTGCCTGGTGGGCTTCGGCGTCGGGATGATCGCCCCGCAGGTCTACGCGGTGGCCGGCCACCTCGGCGGCGGCCGGGTGCTGGCCGTCGTCGTCACCTTCGGCTACGCGGCCTTCCTGATGGGGCCGGCCGTCATCGGCTTCCTCGTCCGGCACCTGGGCATCCAGCACACGATGGCCGTGCCGGCCGTGCTCTGCGCCGGCATCATCGCCCTGGCCGCGACCATGCCGCGCACCGACACCGACCTCGCCGGCCCCCGCGACCGCGGCTGA
- a CDS encoding TetR/AcrR family transcriptional regulator, with protein MTGADRREQLIDVARSLFALRGFDGTSVEEIAATAMVSKPVVYEHFGGKEGLYAVVVDREVRTLLDGIRSSLTSGHQRELLEQAALALLDYIEAHTDGFRILARDSSLGHAGGSFATILNDVATQVEGILSAEFKRQGLEPKHSPIYAQMLVGMVASTGQWWLDVQRPGKREVAAHLVNLSWNGLSHLQAKPTLVTDPAR; from the coding sequence ATGACCGGGGCGGACCGCCGCGAGCAGCTGATCGACGTGGCCCGCTCGCTGTTCGCGCTCCGCGGCTTCGACGGCACGTCGGTGGAGGAGATCGCCGCCACGGCGATGGTCAGCAAGCCGGTGGTCTACGAGCACTTCGGTGGCAAGGAGGGGCTCTACGCCGTCGTCGTCGACCGGGAGGTCCGCACCCTGCTGGACGGCATCCGCAGCTCGCTGACCTCGGGTCACCAGCGCGAGCTGCTGGAGCAGGCCGCGCTGGCCCTGCTCGACTACATCGAGGCCCACACCGACGGCTTCCGCATCCTGGCCCGCGACTCCTCCCTCGGCCACGCCGGCGGCTCCTTCGCGACCATCCTCAACGACGTCGCCACGCAGGTGGAGGGCATCCTGTCCGCCGAGTTCAAGCGGCAGGGCCTCGAGCCCAAGCACTCACCGATCTACGCGCAGATGCTCGTCGGCATGGTGGCCAGCACCGGCCAGTGGTGGCTGGACGTGCAGCGCCCGGGCAAGCGCGAGGTGGCGGCCCACCTCGTCAACCTGTCCTGGAACGGGCTCAGCCACCTGCAGGCCAAGCCCACCCTGGTCACCGATCCGGCCCGCTGA